The genomic interval CCGACGACCGACAAGTAGGCGGCGATCGGGAGGGGCGCTCCTACGTAGGTGTCGGGTACCCAGAAGTGGAAGGGGACGGCGGCCGTCTTGAAGGCGAAGCCGACGAGGGTGAGGGCGACGCCGGTCTGGGCGAGGGTGTGGAACTGGCCGTCGACGTGCTGGATGCGGTCGGCGATCCGGGTGAGGTACAGGGTGCCCGTGGTGGCGTACACGAAGCTGACGCCCATCAGGCTGACCGCGGTCGCCGTAACCGAGGACAGGAAGAACTTGAGGGCCGCTTCGGCGGACTTCTTGTCGCCGTGCCGGATGCCGACGAGGGCGAAGGCGGGCAGGGAGGCAACCTCCAGGGCGACGATCAGGGTCGCGAGGTCGCGGGAGGCGGGCAGGAGGGCGGCGCCCGCGGCGGAGGAGAGCAGCAGGAACCAGTACTCCCCTTCGGGGAGTCCCTTGTCGGCGTCCTTCAGGGTGGTGATCGACAGGAGGGCGGCCAAGAGGGCGCCGCCGAGGACCAGGAACTGGATGACCACGGTGAAGCGGTCCGCCGTATAGCTGCACGCGGTCGCGTCGCCGGTGAGGCAGAAGGTGGCGCGGTCGCCGTCCAGGAGGGGCAGCAGCATGAGCGCGGAGGCGGCCAGGCCCGCGACCGACACCCAGCCCAGGAGCGCTTTTCTGGCCTCCTGGAGGAACAGGTCGGCGACGAGGACCACCAGGCCTACGACCGCCGTGATGGTCGGCGGTGCGATCGCCAGCCAGTCGACGGACTGGACCATCGACTCCGCGAGAGGCTGGGCCAGGGCGCTCATCGGGTGCCTCCTGAGAGGAGCTGCTGCACGGCCGGGTCGGTCAGGCCGAGGAGTGCCTTCGGCCACAGGCCGACGGCGACGGTGAGGGCGACGAGCGGGGTCCACGCGGCGAACTCGTACGTCTGGACGTCGGCGAGCTTCGGCGCTTCCTGCGCCACGGCGCCCATGCAGACGCGGCGGACCACGGCGAGCATGTACGCGGCCGTCAGCAGGGTGCCGAAGGCCGCGATCGCCATGAAGGTGAGGAACGCGGGGCGGCTGAGGCCGGCGGCGGGCTTGAATGCGCCGAACAGCGCCAGCATCTCGCCCCAGAATCCGGCGAGTCCGGGCAGTCCGAGCGAGGCGACGGCGGCGAACGCGAGCAGTCCGCCGAGGCGCGGGGCCTTGCCGTAGAGGGCGGCGCCCGTCTCCTCGGCCAGGGTGTCCAAGTCGGTGGTGCCCGTACGGTCCTTGAGGGCGCCGACGAGGAAGAAGAGCAGGCCGGTGATGAGGCCGTGGGCGATGTTGGCGAAGAGCGCGCCGTTCACGCCGGTCGGGGTCATCGTCGAGATGCCGAGCAGGACGAACCCCATGTGGCCGACGGAGGAGTACGCGATGAGGCGCTTGAGGTCACCCTTCGCGCCCTGTTTCGCGAGGGCGAGGCAGGCCAGGGAGCCGTAGATGATCCCGACGACGGCGAAGGCGGCGAGGTAGGGCGCGAAGGTGTGCATGCCGTCGGGGGCGATCGGCAGCAGGATGCGGACGAACCCGTACGTGCCCATCTTCAGCATCACGCCGGCCAGCAGGACCGAGCCGACGGTCGGGGCGGCGGTGTGGGCGTCGGGCAGCCAGCTGTGCAGTGGCCACATCGGCGCCTTCACCGCGAGCCCGATCCCGATCGCCAGAACGGCGATGACCTGCACGGATGTGGTCAGCGACCGGCCGTTGTCAGTGGCGAGTGCCACCATGTCGAATGTGCCCGCCTTGATTCCGATCAGGAGCAGGCCGAGCAGCATGACGACGGAGCCGAGCAGTGTGAAGAGGATGAACTTCCAGGCGGCCTGGGCCCGTTGGGCACCGCCCCAGCGGGCGATGAGGAAGTACATCGGGATCAGGACGGTCTCGAAGGCGAGGAAGAAGAGGATCAGGTCGAGGACGGCGAAGGTGGCGAGGGTGCCGGACTCCAGGACGAGGATCAGGGCGACGAATGCCTTCGGGGACGGGCCCGACGGCATCTTGAAGTAGGAGTAGAGCGCGCAGAGGAAGGTCAGCAGCGCGGTCAGGACCAGAAGGGGGAGGGAGATGCCGTCGATGCCGAGGTGGATGCGCACGTCGAGTGCGGGGATCCAGCTGATGTCGGTCGTGGCCTGCATCTTCGAGGGATGGTCGTGGTCGAAGCCGAGCGCGAGGACGATCGCGGCGATGAGGATCACGCCGGTCACGGTCACGCCGTGCCGTAGTACGGCCTGTTCGGGCGACTTCCCCTTCAGTCCCGGCGGGGCGGGCAGCAGGGCGGTGACGGCGCCGAGGAGCGGGCCGACGACGACGAACGCCAGAAGGACCTGCATCACGGACTCGTTGATATCGATCACGCCTGCTCACGCTCCCGTGGCGACGAGGAGGACGGCGACCGTCAGGACGACGGTGCCGGCGAGCAGCGCGCTCACATAGGTCTGCATATTGCCGGTCTGGGCGCGCCGTACGGCGGCGCCGAGGAGGCGGGGCAGGGTGCCCGCGCCGCGTACGTAGGTGTCGACGACCTCGCGGTCGAGGAACCGGACGAGACTCGCCGCGGCCATGACCGGGCGGACGAACAGGGCCGCGTACACGGCGTCCAGGTGGAAGCCGGAGGCCGCGTGGCGGTGCAGCGGGCCGAGCAGGAGTCGGCCCGGGTCCGCCGGGTCGGGTGCCGAGGCCACGTCTCCGTAGGCGGGTGTGTGGCTCGCGATGGCCTCGGCCTCGACGAGTCCGGCGTCGCCCTCCGGGTGGGCCGCGACGGCACCCATCGGTGCGCTGCCTGCGAGTGCGGTGGTGTGGCGCCAGGCGCCGTAGGTGACGATGCCGCCGACGAGGGCGACCCCCGTGCCCAGCACCGAGGTGGTGAGTGTCGGGGTCAGGTCGCGGCCGTCGAACCAGTCGGGGAGCACGCGGTAGGCGAGTCCGCCGAGGGCGAGGGACGGGACGGCGAGCACCCACAGCACGGCGTTCATCGCCACGGGCTGCCTGCCGTGGTCAGGGGCCTCGACTCCGCGTCCGTGGAAAGCGAGCAGCCACAGGCGCGTCGCGTACGCGGCGGTGAGGAGGGCGGCGAGCAGGCCGGCCAGGAGGACGATCCAGCCCGCCGCACCGGGGATGTGCTCGGTGTCTCCGGTGGCCGCGTGTTCGGCGGCGCCGAGGACGGACTCCTTGGAGAAGAAGCCGCTGAAGGGCGGGATCGCGGCGAGCGCGAGGAGCGCCACGGTCATCGTCCAGAAGGCGTCGGGGACGCGGGCGCGCAGGTTGCCCATGCGGGACATGGCGGCCAGCGAGTTGGTGCCGGAGGCGTGGATGACCACGCCGGCCGCGAGGAACAGCAGCGCCTTGAAGGCGCCGTGGGACAGGAGGTGGAAGACGGCGGCACCGCGGTCGCCGACGGCGAGGGCGCCGGTCATGTAGCCGAGTTGACCGATCGTCGAGTACGCGAGGACGCGTTTGATGTCGTCCTGGGCGAGCGCGGCGAGGCCCGAGCCGGCCATCGTCACGGCGGCCATGACGGCGAGGACGACCATCGCGGCCGAGGATGCCTCGAAGACCGGAAGGAGACGCGCGACGAAGTAGACACCGGCGGCGACCATCGTCGCGGCGTGGATCAGCGCGGAGACGGGGGTCGGGCCCGCCATCGCGTCGGGGAGCCAGGTGTGCAGCGGGAACTGCGCCGACTTGCCCGCCACGCCGGCCAGGAGCAGCAGGGCGATCAGGGTCGGGTGGTGCAGCCCGCCGTTCGCGACGGTGCTCAGGACCTTGGTGATGCGGAAGGACCCGGCGTCGGTGGCGAGCGCGAACAGGCCGATCAGGAAGGGGACATCGCCGAGTTTGGTGACGAGAAAGGCCTTGATGGAGGCGGCGCGGGCTTCCGGGGTCTCCCAGTAGTGGCCGACGAGGAAGTAGGAGCAGATGCCCATGACCTCCCAGCCGACCAGCAGCACGATCAGGTCGCCGGAGTAGACGACGAGGAGCATCGCGGAGGTGAAGAGGGAGACGAGCGCGGCGTACGAGGGGTAGCGCGGGTCGTCGCGCAGGTAGCCCGTCGAGTAGATCTGCACGCAGGTGGCGACGAAGGCGACCAGGACGGCGACGAGGGCGGCGAAGCCGTCGATGTGCAGGGCGAGTTCGACGGGGACCGAGCCGGTGGGCGTGAGTTCGGTGGCGGAGTCGATGGCCGCGTCGCCGCCCTGCCGTACGGCGACGATCGCGGCCAGCGCGAGCGCGGCGAGCGACGGCAGGACGGCGAGCGGGCGGACGAAGCCGGGGGCGGTGCGGCCCAGGAGCAGGCCGGCCGCGGCGCCCAGGAACGGGAGGAGGGGGACGAGGACGGCGAGGGTGGTCGTGGTCACGCGGTGGCCTCAGCCTTCTCGGCCACGGGGGGCTCGGTGCCGTTGCTGTCTGAGCCGCTGGGGCTGGAGCCGCCGGTGCTGTCGGGGCCGCTGGATCCGTCGGGGCCGTCGGGGCCGTCGGTTTCGTGGCCCTCCGCGGTGTCGCGGAGTTTGTCGATGTCCGAGGTGCCGCGGCCTCGGTAGACGGCGAGGACGATCGCCAGGCCGATGCCGATCTCCGCGGCGGCGATGGCGATGGTGAACAGGGTCAGGGCCTGGCCGGAGTGCAGCTTCTCCTCGGCGGTCCTGCTGAGCCAGACGTCGAAGGCGACCAGGTTCAGGTTGACGGCGTTGAGCATCAGCTCGACCGACATCAGGACGAGGATCGCGTTGCGGCGGGCGAGGACGCCGTAGATGCCGGTGCAGAAGAGGAGGGCGGCGAGCACGGCGGGATAGACCAGGTGCATCAGCTGGCTCCCTTCTGCTCGGTGGGGGTGTTCTGAGCGGTTCCGTCGTTCTGCGCGGCTGCGTTGTTCTGCGCGGCTGCGTTGTTCTGCGCGGTCTGGCTCCGCTCGGTCGGGTCGTTCCGCTCGGTCCGGTTGTTCCGCGGGGTCGGATCGTTGCCTTGAGAACGGCTATTTCGCCCGAACGTGTGATTACGGGAATCGGGGACGGATGGGGAACTACCGCTCGCACCCCGGGAGTTCACAGGGGGAGAGCTCAGCTCCGACTTCGTCTTGCGGGACAGGACGATCGCGCCGACCAGGGCCGCGAGGAGAAGGACGGAGAGGGCCTCGAAGGGGAGGACCCAGTTCTGGAACAGGCTCGCGCCGGTCACCGCGGTCGAGCCGGCGGCCGGACCGGCCAGGTTCATCCAGGTCGCGCGGAAGGCGTCGACGACGACCCAGACCAGGGCCGCCGCGGCGGCGACGGCCACGGCGAGGGCGGCCCAGCGGTTGCCGGAGTCCGCGTCCGGGGAGCGGCCGATGGGGGCCTTGGTGAGCATCAGACCGAAGAGAAGGAGGACGACGACGGAACCGACATAGATGAGGACCTGCACCCAGGCGATGAACTCGGCGGTGAGGAGGAGGTATTCGACGGCGAGACCCCCGAGGGTCACCACGAGCCACAGGGCGGCGTGCACCAGCTGCTTGGTGGTGACGGTGACGAGGGCGGCGCCGAACGTGACCAGTCCGACGAGGAGGAAGGCGATCTCGACGCCGGTCGGGGAGAGGAAGCCGTGGGTGTGGGGGGCGGCGAGGGGTGCCGTGGCGGTCACGGCGACGGTGTCGGCGAGGGTCACGACTGGCCCTCCGGCGGATTGGCGGGGTCGGCGGGGTTGGGCTTCGCGGCCTCGGTGGGGTCGAGCGGCGCGGCTTCGGCGGGGTAGGTCGGCGCGGCTTCGGTGGCTTCCGCCGGGTGCTTGGGCTTCGCGACTCCGGTGGCCTCTGCGGGGTTGGGCTTCGCGACTTCGGTGGCCTCTGGACGGTTGGGCTTCGCGGCCTCGGTGGCCTCTGCGGACCTGGTCTGCTCGGCCCCGGTGACCTCGGCGGGGTCGGCCTGCTCGGCCTCGGTGACGTCGGCGGCCGGTGTGACGGCGGGCGCTGCGGTTTCCGCAGTCTGCGGGGACTCTGTGGGCTTGGTCTGCGCAGTCTCGGTGACCTCTACGGCCTGCGTGGCCTTCGCGCGCCCCGCGGCTTCCGTGGCCTGTGCGGTCTCTGTGGGCTTGGTCTGCGTGGTCTCTGCCGGCGCTGCGGTTTCCGGAGTCTGCATGGCCTCCGTGGTCGCTGCGGCTTCCGCGGCTTCCTCGGCCTGTGCGGCCTGTGACGCCTGAGCTACCTGAGCTGCCGCCAGCTTCTCGGCGGTCTTGTGGGCGGCGGCGATCTCCTTGGGTTCCTCGGCGTTGGGGTCGAGGGCGGGTGGGGCCGGGACGGTCCACATCCACTCGCGGAGCTTGTCGCGTTCGTGGGTGAGTTCGTGGATGTCGGTCTCGGCGTACTCGAACTCCGGGGACCAGAACAGCGCGTCGAAAGGGCAGACCTCGATGCAGATACCGCAGTACATGCACAGGGAGAAGTCGATGGCGAAGCGGTCGAGGACGTTGCGGCTGCGCTCACGGCCGCCGGGGGCAGCCGCCGGGACCGTCTCCTTGTGGGAGTCGATGTAGATGCACCAGTCGGGGCACTCACGGGCGCAGAGCATGCAGACCGTGCAGTTCTCCTCGAACAGGCCGATAACTCCGCGGGTGCGGGGCGGGAGGTCGGGCTGGGTGTCCGGGTACTGCTCGGTGACGGTCTTCTTCGTCATCGTGCGGAGGGTGACGGCCAGGCCCTTGGCGAGACCGGAGCCGGGGATCGGGGCCATCAGAGGAACA from Streptomyces sp. NBC_01288 carries:
- a CDS encoding NADH-quinone oxidoreductase subunit N translates to MSALAQPLAESMVQSVDWLAIAPPTITAVVGLVVLVADLFLQEARKALLGWVSVAGLAASALMLLPLLDGDRATFCLTGDATACSYTADRFTVVIQFLVLGGALLAALLSITTLKDADKGLPEGEYWFLLLSSAAGAALLPASRDLATLIVALEVASLPAFALVGIRHGDKKSAEAALKFFLSSVTATAVSLMGVSFVYATTGTLYLTRIADRIQHVDGQFHTLAQTGVALTLVGFAFKTAAVPFHFWVPDTYVGAPLPIAAYLSVVGKAVGFSGLILVTVVAFPSYADVWGPALAALAALTMTVGNLGALRQQATRAYSAVRLLAWSSVGQAGYLLVPIAAAAYSKDAQKSIGSTVAYALMYAAVNLGAFAVAALVGRSRALNRISDYRGLYASNPLAALLLAFFLLCLAGLPPGVIGLFAKVTVFSAAVDAGLGWLAVVMAVNVVIALFYYLQWTALLFRAPEGEHAEHRVPATLTAALALTGALGIALSGAPQLVLRFADTGLF
- a CDS encoding complex I subunit 4 family protein, with product MIDINESVMQVLLAFVVVGPLLGAVTALLPAPPGLKGKSPEQAVLRHGVTVTGVILIAAIVLALGFDHDHPSKMQATTDISWIPALDVRIHLGIDGISLPLLVLTALLTFLCALYSYFKMPSGPSPKAFVALILVLESGTLATFAVLDLILFFLAFETVLIPMYFLIARWGGAQRAQAAWKFILFTLLGSVVMLLGLLLIGIKAGTFDMVALATDNGRSLTTSVQVIAVLAIGIGLAVKAPMWPLHSWLPDAHTAAPTVGSVLLAGVMLKMGTYGFVRILLPIAPDGMHTFAPYLAAFAVVGIIYGSLACLALAKQGAKGDLKRLIAYSSVGHMGFVLLGISTMTPTGVNGALFANIAHGLITGLLFFLVGALKDRTGTTDLDTLAEETGAALYGKAPRLGGLLAFAAVASLGLPGLAGFWGEMLALFGAFKPAAGLSRPAFLTFMAIAAFGTLLTAAYMLAVVRRVCMGAVAQEAPKLADVQTYEFAAWTPLVALTVAVGLWPKALLGLTDPAVQQLLSGGTR
- a CDS encoding NADH-quinone oxidoreductase subunit 5 family protein; amino-acid sequence: MTTTTLAVLVPLLPFLGAAAGLLLGRTAPGFVRPLAVLPSLAALALAAIVAVRQGGDAAIDSATELTPTGSVPVELALHIDGFAALVAVLVAFVATCVQIYSTGYLRDDPRYPSYAALVSLFTSAMLLVVYSGDLIVLLVGWEVMGICSYFLVGHYWETPEARAASIKAFLVTKLGDVPFLIGLFALATDAGSFRITKVLSTVANGGLHHPTLIALLLLAGVAGKSAQFPLHTWLPDAMAGPTPVSALIHAATMVAAGVYFVARLLPVFEASSAAMVVLAVMAAVTMAGSGLAALAQDDIKRVLAYSTIGQLGYMTGALAVGDRGAAVFHLLSHGAFKALLFLAAGVVIHASGTNSLAAMSRMGNLRARVPDAFWTMTVALLALAAIPPFSGFFSKESVLGAAEHAATGDTEHIPGAAGWIVLLAGLLAALLTAAYATRLWLLAFHGRGVEAPDHGRQPVAMNAVLWVLAVPSLALGGLAYRVLPDWFDGRDLTPTLTTSVLGTGVALVGGIVTYGAWRHTTALAGSAPMGAVAAHPEGDAGLVEAEAIASHTPAYGDVASAPDPADPGRLLLGPLHRHAASGFHLDAVYAALFVRPVMAAASLVRFLDREVVDTYVRGAGTLPRLLGAAVRRAQTGNMQTYVSALLAGTVVLTVAVLLVATGA
- the nuoK gene encoding NADH-quinone oxidoreductase subunit NuoK — encoded protein: MHLVYPAVLAALLFCTGIYGVLARRNAILVLMSVELMLNAVNLNLVAFDVWLSRTAEEKLHSGQALTLFTIAIAAAEIGIGLAIVLAVYRGRGTSDIDKLRDTAEGHETDGPDGPDGSSGPDSTGGSSPSGSDSNGTEPPVAEKAEATA
- a CDS encoding NADH-quinone oxidoreductase subunit J family protein — translated: MTLADTVAVTATAPLAAPHTHGFLSPTGVEIAFLLVGLVTFGAALVTVTTKQLVHAALWLVVTLGGLAVEYLLLTAEFIAWVQVLIYVGSVVVLLLFGLMLTKAPIGRSPDADSGNRWAALAVAVAAAAALVWVVVDAFRATWMNLAGPAAGSTAVTGASLFQNWVLPFEALSVLLLAALVGAIVLSRKTKSELSSPPVNSRGASGSSPSVPDSRNHTFGRNSRSQGNDPTPRNNRTERNDPTERSQTAQNNAAAQNNAAAQNDGTAQNTPTEQKGAS